One Amycolatopsis sp. NBC_00355 genomic window carries:
- a CDS encoding elongation factor G-like protein EF-G2 → MADRQAKNADTGAAVAVNDPAKVRNVVLVGPSGSGKTTLTEALLAASGTVSRAGSVVDGTTVCDHDPAAVRQQRSVGLSVAPVLHQGHKINLIDTPGYADFVGELRAGLRAADAALFVVCAAEGVDAATVAVWEECAAVGMPRAVVVSRLDHHRADPMAEIAACQAAFGAGVLPLYLPAGDGLVGLITQRYFDYSGGHPPKIGEPDPADLERLAEARNELIEGIIAESEDETLMERYLGGEEIAEETLIADLETAVARGTFHPVIPVCSTTGTGLSEVLDGIVRAFPSPLEHAPPEVTTPDGDPHAGLTADPAGPLAAEVVRTAVDSYVGRVSLVRVFSGTLRPERPVHVSGHGLAERGHEDHDADERVAHLYSPLGANLREVPYCVAGDLCALTKVGSAETGDTVSSPEEPLLMEPWTMPEPLLPVAVVAKTRSDEDTLARNLSRLVAGDPTLRLDRNAETNQLVLWCMGEAHSDVVLSRLRAGGADVDTEPVKISLRSTFGKLAKGHGRHVKQSGGHGQFAVCDIEVEPLPRGGGFQFVDKVVGGSVPHQFIPSVEKGVRAQLQRGLGDGHPVVDIKVTLVDGKAHSVDSSDAAFQTAGALALREAASNGHITMLEPLEEVAIRLPDEHLGTVLGDLSSRRGRVLGTEAGDGGRTVIKAEVPATELLRYLIDLRSMTSGTATFTRHHARFEPMPEGMAVH, encoded by the coding sequence ATGGCCGACAGACAAGCCAAGAACGCCGACACCGGGGCCGCCGTCGCTGTGAACGACCCCGCCAAGGTCCGCAACGTGGTGCTCGTCGGCCCGTCGGGCTCGGGGAAGACGACCCTCACCGAGGCTCTGCTCGCCGCGTCCGGCACGGTGTCGCGCGCGGGCTCGGTGGTCGACGGGACGACAGTGTGCGACCACGACCCGGCGGCGGTCCGCCAGCAGCGCTCGGTCGGCCTTTCGGTGGCCCCCGTGCTGCACCAGGGCCACAAGATCAACCTGATCGACACCCCCGGGTACGCCGATTTCGTCGGGGAGCTGCGGGCCGGGCTGCGGGCGGCGGACGCGGCGCTGTTCGTCGTCTGCGCGGCCGAAGGGGTCGACGCGGCGACCGTCGCGGTGTGGGAGGAATGCGCCGCGGTCGGGATGCCGCGCGCGGTCGTCGTCTCCCGGCTCGACCACCACCGGGCCGACCCGATGGCCGAGATCGCCGCCTGCCAGGCCGCCTTCGGCGCCGGCGTCCTGCCGCTCTACCTGCCCGCGGGCGACGGCCTGGTCGGGCTCATCACCCAGCGCTACTTCGACTACTCCGGCGGGCACCCGCCCAAGATCGGCGAACCGGACCCGGCCGACCTCGAACGGCTGGCCGAGGCCCGCAACGAGCTCATCGAAGGGATCATCGCCGAGAGCGAAGACGAAACCCTGATGGAGCGCTACCTCGGCGGCGAGGAGATCGCCGAAGAGACGCTGATCGCCGACCTCGAGACCGCCGTCGCGCGCGGCACCTTCCACCCGGTCATCCCGGTCTGCTCGACGACCGGCACCGGCCTGTCCGAGGTGCTGGACGGGATCGTCCGGGCGTTCCCCTCCCCGCTCGAACACGCCCCGCCCGAGGTCACCACGCCCGACGGCGACCCGCACGCCGGGCTGACCGCCGATCCCGCGGGCCCCCTCGCCGCGGAGGTCGTGCGGACGGCCGTCGACTCCTACGTCGGCCGGGTTTCCCTCGTCCGGGTGTTCTCCGGGACGCTGCGGCCCGAACGGCCGGTGCACGTGTCCGGGCACGGCCTCGCCGAACGCGGGCACGAGGACCACGACGCCGACGAGCGCGTCGCGCACCTATACTCCCCGCTCGGCGCGAACCTGCGCGAGGTGCCCTACTGCGTCGCGGGCGACCTCTGCGCGCTGACGAAGGTCGGTTCGGCGGAGACCGGCGACACCGTCTCCTCCCCCGAAGAGCCGCTGCTGATGGAACCCTGGACGATGCCGGAGCCGTTGCTGCCGGTGGCCGTCGTCGCCAAGACCCGCAGTGACGAGGACACCTTGGCGCGCAACCTGTCCCGGCTCGTCGCCGGCGACCCGACGCTGCGGCTGGACCGCAACGCCGAGACCAACCAGCTGGTCCTGTGGTGCATGGGCGAGGCGCACTCGGACGTCGTGCTGTCCCGGCTGCGCGCGGGCGGTGCCGACGTCGACACCGAGCCGGTGAAGATCAGCCTGCGCTCGACGTTCGGCAAGCTCGCCAAAGGCCACGGCCGGCACGTGAAGCAATCCGGCGGCCACGGCCAGTTCGCCGTCTGCGACATCGAGGTCGAACCGCTGCCGCGCGGCGGCGGCTTCCAGTTCGTCGACAAGGTGGTCGGGGGCTCGGTGCCGCACCAGTTCATCCCGAGCGTCGAGAAGGGCGTGCGGGCCCAGCTGCAACGCGGGCTCGGCGACGGGCACCCGGTGGTCGACATCAAGGTGACGCTGGTCGACGGCAAGGCGCACAGCGTCGACTCGTCCGACGCGGCGTTCCAGACCGCCGGCGCGCTGGCGCTGCGGGAAGCCGCGTCGAACGGGCACATCACGATGCTCGAGCCCCTGGAAGAGGTGGCGATCCGGCTGCCGGACGAGCACCTCGGCACGGTCCTCGGCGACCTGTCCTCCCGCCGCGGCCGGGTACTGGGCACCGAAGCCGGTGACGGCGGCCGGACGGTGATCAAGGCCGAGGTCCCGGCGACCGAGCTGCTGCGCTACCTGATCGACCTGCGCTCGATGACCTCGGGCACGGCGACCTTCACCCGCCACCACGCCCGCTTCGAGCCGATGCCGGAAGGAATGGCGGTCCACTAG
- a CDS encoding XdhC family protein: MSEPEACEVAHGAAEPDSGVRTLVAVFASPVSRYLLKFARDLRFHVALFEPDAARATDVPDGFDAATTLPPLDGSADVVVTDHHRPELGEVLKAALEHQPRWIGVLGNPRHPGPHQAALHALGVPDAEIARVHRPVGLNIGSRTPPEIAIATLAGLLADRNNRPGGFDF; encoded by the coding sequence ATGAGTGAACCCGAGGCCTGCGAAGTCGCCCACGGCGCCGCCGAACCGGACTCCGGCGTGCGGACCCTGGTCGCCGTCTTCGCCTCGCCCGTGTCGCGGTACCTGCTGAAGTTCGCGCGGGACCTCCGGTTCCACGTCGCGCTGTTCGAACCGGACGCCGCGCGCGCGACCGACGTCCCGGACGGCTTCGACGCCGCGACGACGCTGCCGCCGCTCGACGGGTCCGCCGACGTCGTCGTCACCGACCACCACCGGCCCGAGCTCGGCGAGGTCCTGAAGGCCGCCCTCGAGCACCAGCCGCGCTGGATCGGCGTGCTCGGCAACCCGCGCCACCCCGGCCCGCACCAGGCCGCGCTGCACGCGCTCGGCGTGCCGGACGCCGAGATCGCCCGCGTGCACCGCCCGGTCGGTCTGAACATCGGCTCGCGGACGCCGCCGGAGATCGCGATCGCCACGCTCGCCGGCCTGCTGGCCGACCGCAACAACCGCCCGGGCGGCTTCGACTTCTGA
- a CDS encoding NUDIX hydrolase — protein MSVLGWLLPVLAVIVVLGGLFLVATANRLDRLHVRMDAGWAALDAALARRAVVARAVAVVLGDTELRTSAERAEAAPRPDRETEENELTRELSRVDRAGLLPELAEELTDAEHRVIIARRVHNDAVRDTLRLRRRRKVRYFRLAGTAPLPEYFEFAEPEV, from the coding sequence GTGAGCGTGCTCGGCTGGCTGCTGCCGGTGCTCGCGGTGATCGTGGTGCTCGGCGGCCTGTTCCTGGTGGCGACGGCGAACCGGCTCGACCGGCTGCACGTCCGGATGGACGCGGGCTGGGCGGCCCTCGACGCGGCACTGGCCCGTCGCGCGGTGGTGGCCCGGGCGGTCGCCGTGGTGCTGGGCGACACCGAACTGCGGACGTCGGCCGAACGCGCCGAGGCGGCGCCGCGGCCCGACCGCGAGACCGAAGAGAACGAGCTGACCCGGGAGCTGAGCCGCGTCGACCGCGCGGGCCTGCTGCCCGAGCTGGCCGAGGAGCTGACCGACGCCGAGCACCGGGTGATCATCGCGCGGCGCGTCCACAACGACGCCGTGCGCGACACCCTGCGGCTGCGGCGCCGCCGGAAGGTCCGCTACTTCCGGCTGGCCGGGACCGCGCCGCTGCCGGAGTACTTCGAGTTCGCCGAGCCGGAGGTGTGA
- a CDS encoding glycosyltransferase family 4 protein: MRIGIVCPYSFDVPGGVQGHVIDLTKALISRGHQVSVLAPADDDADLPEFVHPAGKALGIRYNGSVARLQFGPVSYARVRRWIREGDFDVLHLHEPAAPSLSLLALLIADGPIVATFHTATTRSRTLSAFQPVLRPLLEKITARIAVSALARRVQVEHAGGDAVEVPNGVDVEFFSSATPLPGYPRAGGTVGFVGRFGEPRKGMGVLLEALRRILPEFEDLRLVVVGRGDEDQLRRDAGPELAPHLELLGQADDHVKAQALRSVDVYCAPNTGGESFGMILTEAMAAGTPVLASGLDSFRRVLDDGRAGMLVETGDPGALADGLRELLGDPARRASLAAAAGERVTMFDWSVVATQILRVYETAVAADPRRVAAPEREFAR, from the coding sequence ATGCGGATCGGGATCGTGTGCCCGTACTCCTTCGACGTGCCCGGCGGCGTCCAGGGGCACGTGATCGACCTGACGAAGGCGCTGATCTCGCGCGGGCACCAGGTGTCCGTGCTCGCGCCCGCCGACGACGACGCGGACCTGCCGGAGTTCGTGCACCCGGCCGGCAAGGCGCTCGGGATCCGCTACAACGGCTCGGTCGCCCGCCTGCAGTTCGGCCCGGTCTCCTACGCCCGCGTGCGGCGCTGGATCCGCGAAGGCGACTTCGACGTCCTGCACCTGCACGAGCCCGCCGCGCCGAGCCTGTCCCTGCTGGCGCTGCTCATCGCCGACGGCCCGATCGTCGCGACCTTCCACACCGCGACGACCCGGTCGCGCACCCTCTCGGCGTTCCAGCCCGTGCTCCGGCCGCTGCTGGAGAAGATCACCGCGCGGATCGCCGTGTCCGCGCTGGCCCGCCGGGTCCAGGTGGAGCACGCGGGCGGTGACGCCGTCGAGGTCCCCAACGGCGTCGACGTCGAGTTCTTCTCCTCCGCGACACCGTTGCCGGGCTACCCGCGGGCCGGCGGCACGGTCGGGTTCGTCGGCCGGTTCGGCGAGCCCCGCAAGGGCATGGGGGTGCTGCTGGAGGCGTTGCGGCGGATCCTGCCGGAGTTCGAGGACCTGCGGCTGGTCGTCGTCGGCCGCGGCGACGAAGACCAGCTGCGCCGCGACGCCGGCCCCGAGCTGGCCCCGCACCTGGAGCTGCTCGGCCAGGCCGACGACCACGTCAAGGCCCAGGCCCTGCGCAGCGTCGACGTCTACTGCGCGCCCAACACCGGCGGCGAGAGCTTCGGGATGATCCTCACCGAGGCGATGGCCGCCGGGACACCGGTGCTGGCGAGCGGCCTCGACTCGTTCCGCCGGGTGCTCGACGACGGCCGGGCCGGGATGCTCGTCGAGACCGGCGACCCGGGCGCGCTCGCCGACGGGCTGCGCGAGCTGCTCGGCGACCCGGCGCGCCGGGCGTCGCTGGCCGCCGCGGCGGGGGAGCGCGTCACGATGTTCGACTGGTCGGTCGTGGCCACCCAGATCTTGCGGGTCTACGAGACGGCCGTCGCCGCCGACCCGCGGCGCGTGGCGGCGCCGGAGCGGGAGTTCGCCCGGTGA
- a CDS encoding phosphatidylinositol mannoside acyltransferase, whose amino-acid sequence MSKVSGRLSEFGYAAAWRLAGWLPAGFGGTVFSLGADLAVRQDGGGVRQLRTNLARVVPQADPAELDELTRRAMRSYARYWHETFRLPSMDQKEVSGKVAASITGVENLDAALAEGNGAVMALPHSGNWDIAGVWLADYLGGFTTVAERLKPESLYRRFASYRESLGFEIVPLTGDSSAMRVLLKRLRENKAVCLVGDRDLTDNGIPVKFFGEPARMPGGPARLAATTGAALIPAGCWFTEDGWQVRLHPRIRVTARAEVPAATQALADIFAGDIAAHPADWHMVQKFWPADMEAAEPGSLEEAS is encoded by the coding sequence ATGAGCAAGGTGTCCGGCAGGCTCAGCGAGTTCGGGTACGCCGCCGCGTGGCGGCTGGCCGGCTGGCTGCCCGCCGGGTTCGGCGGCACCGTGTTCTCCCTGGGGGCGGACCTCGCCGTCCGGCAGGACGGTGGGGGCGTGCGGCAGCTGCGCACCAACCTCGCCCGCGTCGTGCCGCAGGCCGACCCGGCCGAGCTGGACGAGCTGACCCGCCGCGCGATGCGCTCGTACGCCCGCTACTGGCACGAGACGTTCCGGCTGCCGTCGATGGACCAGAAGGAGGTCAGCGGCAAGGTCGCGGCCTCGATCACCGGCGTCGAGAACCTCGACGCGGCCCTGGCCGAGGGCAACGGCGCCGTGATGGCGCTGCCGCACAGCGGCAACTGGGACATCGCCGGCGTCTGGCTGGCCGACTACCTCGGCGGCTTCACGACCGTCGCCGAGCGCCTGAAGCCCGAGTCGCTCTACCGCCGGTTCGCCTCCTACCGCGAGTCGCTCGGGTTCGAGATCGTCCCCCTGACCGGCGACAGCTCCGCGATGCGCGTGCTGCTCAAGCGGCTGCGGGAGAACAAGGCCGTCTGCCTGGTGGGCGACCGCGACCTGACCGACAACGGCATCCCCGTGAAGTTCTTCGGCGAGCCGGCCCGGATGCCCGGCGGCCCGGCGCGGCTGGCCGCGACGACCGGCGCCGCGCTGATCCCGGCGGGCTGCTGGTTCACCGAGGACGGCTGGCAGGTCCGGCTGCACCCGCGCATCCGCGTCACCGCGCGCGCCGAGGTGCCGGCCGCGACCCAGGCGCTGGCCGACATCTTCGCCGGCGACATCGCCGCGCACCCCGCCGACTGGCACATGGTGCAGAAGTTCTGGCCCGCCGACATGGAGGCCGCCGAGCCGGGCAGCCTCGAAGAAGCGAGCTGA
- the pgsA gene encoding phosphatidylinositol phosphate synthase, which yields MLNIFARASVSRVTDPIGQALVRAGLTPNAMTVLGTAGAIACALVFFPNGFLLWGTFTVWGFAMLDLLDGAMARARGYGTPFGAVLDATCDRLVDGALFAAIAWWCFVVDDNHPAAAAALLCLVLAQVISYVKARADASGLPVDGGLVERAERLIIALVGTGLHGLGVPWTVDISLWLLAVLSVITLVQRFAAVAKAAREAAAGEQPV from the coding sequence ATGCTCAATATCTTCGCGCGTGCCTCCGTTTCCCGCGTCACCGATCCGATCGGCCAGGCGCTGGTCCGCGCCGGGCTGACCCCGAACGCGATGACCGTGCTCGGCACCGCCGGCGCCATCGCCTGTGCCCTGGTCTTCTTCCCCAACGGCTTCCTGCTGTGGGGCACCTTCACGGTGTGGGGCTTCGCCATGCTCGACCTGCTCGACGGCGCCATGGCCCGGGCCCGCGGCTACGGCACCCCGTTCGGCGCGGTGCTCGACGCGACCTGCGACAGGCTGGTGGACGGCGCGCTCTTCGCCGCCATCGCCTGGTGGTGCTTCGTGGTCGACGACAACCACCCCGCCGCCGCCGCGGCCCTGCTGTGCCTGGTCCTCGCCCAGGTCATCTCCTACGTCAAGGCCCGCGCCGACGCGTCCGGCCTGCCGGTCGACGGCGGCCTCGTCGAACGCGCCGAGCGGCTCATCATCGCGCTGGTCGGCACCGGGCTGCACGGCCTCGGCGTGCCGTGGACCGTGGACATCTCGCTCTGGCTGCTGGCCGTGCTCTCGGTCATCACGCTGGTGCAGCGCTTCGCCGCCGTCGCGAAGGCGGCCCGCGAGGCGGCCGCCGGGGAGCAGCCGGTATGA
- a CDS encoding MarR family winged helix-turn-helix transcriptional regulator encodes MSETRWLSDDEQRVWREFNLATRMLGAHLEGQLQHDSGMPHTYYEVLVSLSEAPGRRLRMSELADARQASRSRLSHAVARLEANGWVRREACPTDKRGAWAVLTKEGFDALEAAAPGHVEAVRESLFDPLTPEQVTALGEISAAIRDRLSPKCAAAQAERDAAEYPGEVVRLPKSG; translated from the coding sequence ATGTCCGAAACTCGATGGCTCAGCGACGACGAGCAGCGCGTCTGGCGTGAATTCAACCTGGCCACCCGCATGCTCGGCGCGCACCTCGAGGGTCAGCTCCAGCACGACTCGGGCATGCCGCACACGTACTACGAGGTGCTCGTCTCCCTTTCCGAAGCGCCCGGCCGGCGTCTCCGGATGAGCGAGCTCGCCGACGCGCGCCAGGCGTCGCGCAGCCGTCTCTCGCACGCCGTCGCGCGCCTGGAGGCCAACGGCTGGGTCCGCCGCGAAGCCTGCCCGACCGACAAGCGCGGCGCGTGGGCCGTCCTGACGAAGGAAGGCTTCGACGCCCTCGAAGCGGCGGCCCCCGGGCACGTCGAGGCGGTCCGGGAGAGCCTGTTCGACCCGCTGACGCCGGAGCAGGTGACCGCGCTGGGTGAGATCAGCGCCGCGATCCGCGACCGGCTCTCGCCGAAATGCGCCGCGGCGCAGGCCGAGCGAGACGCCGCGGAGTATCCGGGCGAGGTCGTCCGGCTGCCGAAATCGGGCTGA
- a CDS encoding HIT family protein produces the protein MSGVPEDGPEVVEQQGVGVQDAFHRLWTPHRMAYIKSHDNPDGDEEPGCPFCRIPSMDDKTGLIVARGEVVYAVLNLYPYNPGHLMVVPYRHVADYTELTPEETREVAEFTQHAMKVIREVSGAHGFNIGLNQGVIAGAGIAAHLHQHLVPRWGGDANFMPVIGQTKVLPQLLGETRDLLADAW, from the coding sequence GTGAGCGGTGTCCCCGAAGACGGCCCCGAGGTCGTCGAACAGCAGGGCGTCGGGGTCCAGGACGCGTTCCACCGCCTCTGGACCCCGCACCGGATGGCCTACATCAAGAGCCACGACAACCCGGACGGCGACGAGGAACCCGGCTGCCCGTTCTGCCGGATCCCGTCGATGGACGACAAGACCGGCCTGATCGTCGCCCGCGGCGAGGTCGTCTACGCGGTGCTGAACCTGTACCCGTACAACCCGGGTCACCTGATGGTGGTGCCGTACCGGCACGTCGCGGACTACACCGAGCTGACGCCGGAGGAGACCCGCGAGGTCGCGGAGTTCACCCAGCACGCGATGAAGGTGATCCGCGAGGTGTCGGGCGCGCACGGGTTCAACATCGGCCTGAACCAGGGCGTCATCGCCGGTGCCGGGATCGCCGCGCACCTGCACCAGCACCTGGTGCCGCGCTGGGGCGGCGACGCGAACTTCATGCCGGTGATCGGCCAGACGAAGGTGCTCCCGCAGCTTCTGGGCGAGACGCGGGACCTGCTGGCCGACGCCTGGTGA
- the thrS gene encoding threonine--tRNA ligase: MSQPSPVSPVAASRVVVPAGTTAGAAVREAGLPTKGADTVVVVRDAEGKLRDLAWAPESDAEVEPVAANTEDGRSVIRHSAAHVLAQAVQQQFPAAKLGIGPPVKDGFYYDFAVDTPFTPEDLQALEKRMKQIVKGAQQFSRRVFDSVDEAKKELADEPFKLELVDLKSEVDTAEVMEVGEGELTIYDNLDPRTKERVWSDLCRGPHVPTTKFIPAFKLTRVAAAYWRGSEKNPQLQRIYGTAWESAEAQDAYLERIAEAERRDHRKLGAELDLFSFPEEIGSGLPVFHPKGGIIRRELENYSRRRHEEAGYEFVNTPHISKGELFHTSGHLPYYADTMFPPVQFDEENYYLKAMNCPMHNLIFRSRGRSYRELPLRLFEFGTVYRYEKSGVVHGLTRVRGLTMDDSHIYCTKEQMPGELRSLLKFVLDLLADYGLSDFYLELSTRGDSEKFIGEDWEWEEATETLRQAAVDSGLELVPDPGGAAFYGPKISVQAKDAIGRTWQMSTIQLDFNQNKRFELEYTASDGTRQTPVMIHRALFGSIERFFGVLTEHYAGAFPAWLAPVQVVGIPITADQVGFLDDVEKALRAQGIRAEVDASDDRMQKKIRTHTTQKVPFMLLAGAKDVEAGAVSFRFRDGGQINGVPVADAVAAIAGWIERRENASPSAEALETVVR, encoded by the coding sequence GTGTCGCAGCCGTCCCCCGTTTCCCCCGTGGCCGCCTCCCGCGTGGTGGTACCGGCGGGCACTACGGCGGGCGCGGCGGTCCGCGAAGCCGGTCTGCCGACCAAAGGCGCGGACACGGTCGTCGTCGTGCGCGACGCCGAGGGCAAGCTGCGCGACCTCGCGTGGGCCCCGGAATCCGACGCCGAGGTCGAACCGGTCGCCGCGAACACCGAGGACGGCCGCAGCGTCATCCGCCATTCGGCGGCCCACGTGCTCGCCCAGGCCGTGCAGCAGCAGTTCCCGGCCGCCAAGCTGGGCATCGGCCCGCCGGTGAAGGACGGTTTCTACTACGACTTCGCCGTCGACACCCCGTTCACCCCGGAAGACCTGCAGGCGCTCGAAAAGCGGATGAAGCAGATCGTGAAGGGCGCGCAGCAGTTCTCGCGGCGCGTTTTCGACTCCGTGGACGAGGCGAAGAAGGAACTGGCCGACGAGCCGTTCAAGCTCGAACTGGTCGACCTCAAGTCCGAAGTGGACACCGCCGAGGTGATGGAGGTGGGCGAGGGCGAGCTCACCATCTACGACAATCTCGACCCGCGCACCAAGGAACGTGTCTGGAGTGACCTCTGCCGTGGTCCGCACGTGCCGACCACCAAGTTCATCCCCGCGTTCAAGCTGACCCGCGTCGCCGCCGCGTACTGGCGGGGCAGCGAGAAGAACCCGCAGCTGCAGCGGATCTACGGCACGGCGTGGGAGTCGGCCGAGGCGCAGGACGCCTACCTGGAGCGCATCGCCGAGGCCGAGCGCCGCGACCACCGCAAGCTCGGCGCCGAGCTGGACCTGTTCTCCTTCCCCGAGGAGATCGGCTCCGGCCTGCCGGTGTTCCACCCCAAGGGCGGCATCATCCGCCGGGAGCTGGAGAACTACTCGCGCCGCCGCCACGAAGAGGCCGGCTACGAGTTCGTGAACACCCCGCACATCAGCAAGGGCGAGCTGTTCCACACCTCCGGCCACCTGCCCTACTACGCGGACACGATGTTCCCGCCGGTGCAGTTCGACGAGGAGAACTACTACCTCAAGGCCATGAACTGCCCGATGCACAACCTGATCTTCCGCTCGCGCGGGCGGTCCTACCGCGAGCTGCCGCTGCGGCTGTTCGAGTTCGGCACGGTCTACCGCTACGAGAAGTCGGGCGTGGTGCACGGCCTGACCCGCGTGCGCGGCCTGACGATGGACGACTCGCACATCTACTGCACCAAGGAGCAGATGCCGGGCGAGCTCCGGTCGCTGCTGAAGTTCGTGCTGGACCTGCTGGCCGACTACGGCCTCTCCGACTTCTACCTCGAGCTGTCCACCCGCGGCGACTCGGAGAAGTTCATCGGTGAGGACTGGGAGTGGGAGGAGGCCACCGAGACGCTGCGGCAGGCCGCTGTCGACTCCGGCCTCGAGCTGGTCCCGGACCCGGGCGGCGCGGCCTTCTACGGCCCCAAGATCTCGGTGCAGGCCAAGGACGCCATCGGGCGCACCTGGCAGATGTCGACCATCCAGCTGGACTTCAACCAGAACAAGCGGTTCGAGCTCGAGTACACCGCATCGGACGGCACCCGCCAGACGCCGGTGATGATCCACCGCGCGCTGTTCGGCTCGATCGAGCGGTTCTTCGGCGTGCTCACCGAGCACTACGCGGGCGCGTTCCCGGCGTGGCTGGCGCCGGTGCAGGTGGTCGGCATCCCGATCACCGCCGACCAGGTCGGCTTCCTGGACGACGTCGAGAAGGCGTTGCGCGCCCAGGGGATCCGCGCCGAGGTCGACGCGAGCGACGACCGGATGCAGAAGAAGATCCGCACGCACACCACGCAGAAGGTGCCCTTCATGCTGCTGGCCGGCGCGAAGGACGTCGAGGCGGGCGCGGTGTCGTTCCGCTTCCGCGACGGCGGGCAGATCAACGGGGTGCCGGTGGCCGACGCCGTCGCCGCCATCGCCGGCTGGATCGAGCGCCGCGAGAACGCGTCGCCGTCGGCCGAAGCGCTGGAGACGGTCGTTCGGTGA
- a CDS encoding malonic semialdehyde reductase, producing MTTFAEQTEALQLPADVQNLLFRDARTANSFSSEPVTEEQVRAIYDLVKWAPTSMNTQPLRALVLRTAEAKARLLPHMSPGNQVKTEAAPLTVVLAADVDFHENLPQVFPHAPQAKDNFSDEEGRVEFAKLNSLLQVGYFIIGVRAAGLAAGPMTGFDAAGVDQEFFDGKQWRSLVVVNVGKPGENPWFDRLPRLDFDQVVETL from the coding sequence ATGACCACCTTTGCCGAGCAGACCGAGGCCCTCCAGCTGCCCGCGGACGTCCAGAACCTGCTGTTCCGCGACGCGCGCACCGCCAACAGTTTCAGCTCCGAGCCGGTGACCGAGGAGCAGGTCCGCGCGATCTACGACCTCGTCAAGTGGGCCCCGACGTCGATGAACACCCAGCCGCTGCGCGCGCTGGTGCTCCGGACCGCCGAGGCGAAGGCCCGCCTGCTCCCGCACATGTCCCCGGGCAACCAGGTCAAGACCGAGGCCGCGCCGCTGACCGTCGTGCTCGCCGCCGACGTCGACTTCCACGAGAACCTCCCGCAGGTCTTCCCGCACGCCCCGCAGGCGAAGGACAACTTCTCGGACGAAGAGGGCCGCGTCGAGTTCGCCAAGCTGAACTCGCTGCTGCAGGTCGGCTACTTCATCATCGGCGTCCGCGCCGCCGGGCTGGCCGCCGGCCCGATGACCGGGTTCGACGCCGCCGGTGTCGACCAGGAGTTCTTCGACGGCAAGCAGTGGCGTTCGCTGGTCGTGGTCAACGTCGGCAAGCCGGGGGAGAACCCGTGGTTCGACCGTCTGCCGCGGCTGGACTTCGACCAGGTCGTCGAGACCCTCTGA